The genomic interval ATTGTCAATATTCTGTTGTCCATCGTGACGCTGGGCATTTATTCGGCATGGGCCAAGGTCCGCACGCAGCGCTACTTCAACCAGAATACGCTGATCGACGATCGCCGCTTTGACTATCACGCGACAGGCAAGCAATTGCTGATCGGGCGGCTTCTGGTCGTGCTGTTCCTGATCCTGACAGCGGTGCCCGTGCTGGGTGCTGTCCTGCTGCTGGGACTGATCGTCGCCTTGCCCTGGCTGATCAACCGCTCACTGGCATTCCACGCGCGGATGACCAGCTTTTCCGGCGTGCGCTTCGGCTTCGATGGCAGCTACGGGCGGGCCTTTCTGGTCTTCATGCTTTATCCGCTGCTGTCTGTCCTGACGCTGTTTCTTTTCACCCCCTTCCTGAGCCGCGCTTCACATCGCTATGTGCTGAACAACGCGCGCTATGGGACGGCTCGTTTCGGCTTTGACAGCCCGATTGGCCCGTTCTACGCCGCGTTCCTGCTGTCGGCCTTGACGGGTGTGGCGCTGGCCTGCATCGCGTTCATCGCGCTTGGCGGCGTCGGGATGTACCAGCAGTTCATGCTTGCCGTGCAATATGGGGCCACGCCTCAGGCCGGCTCGGAAATGATCATTCTTGTGCTCTATGCCTCTTTGTTCATCGGGCTTTTGCCGGCGGGCTTCATCTATCAGGCATTTCTGCGCAACGCGGTCTATTCCAATATCACGCTGCAGGGCGGGCATCGTTTCGTCTCGACCGTCAAGCCGCTGCACATGGTCTGGATCGCCATGTCCAACGCGGTTCTGTCCGTGATCAGCCTAGGTCTGCTGTATCCGTGGGCGAAAGTCCGCATGGCCCGCTATCTGGCAGATTCCACGCAGGTGAAGGTCGCAGGCTCGTTCGACGTCTTCGTCGGGATCGAGGAAGGCAAGGTCACCTCGGTGGGCGATGCCTATACCGATATCGAGGGCATCGATCTTGGCCTCGCCGTCTGACGTTGCAGGCGCCGCGAGAGGGCATGCCTTCGCGGCGCGATCCTCGCGGCGGATTGCGGCACGGCTGGTCTGGCAGAATAGTAGCGCAAAGCTGCTTGATGAGGTTGGCGACCTGCTGGTGCAGGGTGTCGTCCAGCGGGTCGAGCAGATGCCGGGCGGCCCGGTTCTGGTTCATTTGCCACAGGGCTGGCTGTTCGAGGCGGATCGGAATGCCGCGCTGGACGGCTTGTCCGCCCCGCGCCCGGATGCCTGGATCAGCCGGTTGGAGGCCTTTCACCCAAGGCTGATCGCGGTGGCGCTTGCCTGCCTGCTTGGCGCCTATTCCATCTGGCGGTGGGGGCTTGATCTGATCGTCGCGCTTGCCATGGCGGTCACGCCCGAGCTTCCCGTCAAGGGGATGGATCAAAGCAGCCTGTTCATGCTGGATCGACTGATGGCCGATGAAAGCCGGATCCCGGCCGGTCGGCAGGCAGAGGTTCAAGCCATCTTCGACCAGTTGACGGATCAAGTGCCGGATGCGCCCTGGGGCGATTATCGGCTGGAATTCCGCGATATGCCCGATATCGGGCCGAACGCCTTCGCGATGCCTGCGGGCACCATTGTCATCACCGATCAATTGCTTGACGAATTTTCGCAAGACGATGTCATCGCAGGCGTGCTGGCGCACGAGTTGGCCCATGTCCATGAACGTCACGTGTTGCGGCAACTGTATCGCGCGGGCAGCAGCTATCTTCTGATCGCCCTGATTGCAGGCGATCCGGGGCCGTTCCTGCAGGATATGCTGCTGGAGGGGAACGCGCTGATGTCCCTGTCCTATTCCCGCAGGCAAGAAGCGCAGGCGGATGCGCTTGGCACTGCCACCGCGGGGGCGGCGGGCTATGACGCCGCGGCGCTTGCGATGTTCTTTGAACGGCTGCAGCGCGATTATGGCGATGGCGACCTGGGCTGGCTGTCGACGCATCCGGGGATGGAGGAGCGCATCCTCAGGATCAGAAATCGGGCGCGACCGTCACCGTGACGGCGGCGCTTGCAGCCGCAGGCGATCGCGGGCAACCTGCCGGAATGATACCTGAATCCGACGTGACATTCGCTGGCAGCTTTCTGGACCGCGCCGACCGGCTGCGTGCCGATGCCGCAGGAATCCGCCGCATGCTGGACGATCCCGCCAGCCTTGTTCTGCCCTTCTGGCATGGCAAGGCGCTGTTTGATCTGACCGCGCATGGTCCGCGCCTGGCTTGGATCTCTGCGGCCGACCGGCTGATCGCGGATTGCCCCGAGCCGCCGATCTTCATGGGGCTGGATCCGGGCGGTCTGCCTCATTTCGCGGCTGATCTCTCCTATATCGCGCCGCCGGATGAAGCGCCGTCAGAGTTTGTCGACCAGCGTACGCTGGATCTGTCCGAGACGCGGAAATTCTTCGAATTGCGCGCCGTCATGGGTGAGATCGACCACCGCGATGCCGGGATCGCGGCAGCGGCCAAGGGGATATTCGAATGGCGGCTGACGCATGGTTTCTGCGCCAATTGCGGGGGCCGCAACCGGGTGGCCCATGCCGGCTGGCGCTTTGACTGCCCGGATTGCGGGCGGCTGCATTTCCCGCGCACCGATCCGGTGGTGATCATGCTGATCCTCGATGGCGACCGGGTTCTGATGGGTCGCAATGCGAACTGGCCCGAGGGGATGTATTCGCTGCTGGCCGGCTTCATGGAGCCGGGCGAGACGGTGGAAGAGGCCGTCCGCCGCGAGGTGCACGAGGAATCGGGCATCCGCGTGGGCGAGGTGCGCTATGTCACCTCTCAGCCCTGGCCGTTTCCGGCCTCGCTGATGATCGGCTGCGCCGGGCAGGCCGAAACGCGTGAGATCACCCTTGATCCGCATGAGCTGGAAGATGCGATCTGGGTCAGCAAGGAAGAGATGGCGCAGGCCCTTGCCGGGCAGCATCCCCGCATCGCGCCAGCGCGCAAGGGGGCCGTGGCGCAGGTGATCCTGCGGGCCTGGGTCGATGGGGTGGTACCGGGGTTCCAGAACGCGCCTTCATTCGAACGTCAGGCATGAAAAAAGCCGCCCCAAGGGAGGGCGGCCATTACAGCGTGCGTCAATGCACTCAGCGACGACGGTCGCGGCGCGAACTCATCGGCTGGAAGGCGACGCCGACATGGGCCTCGCAATAGGGCTTTCCTGCCTGACTGGGCAGCCCGCAGAACCAGAACTTGTCCGTGGCCGGGTCGCCAATGGGCCATTTGCAGGTCCGCTCGGTCAGTTCCATCAGCGACAGCTTGCGGGCCTTTTTCTCGACCTCACGCACATTTGCCAGTGCTTCGGGGCTGATTTCATTCGCCGAAGGCTGCGGCGGAAGCGGCTGACCGGCGGGCACGATGGGGCGGCGCGGAACCGGGGTAAAGCTGGGCTGCGGCGCGGCTGCGGCAGGCTTTTCCGCGGCGGGTTCGGGCTTGGCAGCAGCCGGGGCAGGGTCGGGCTTGGGCGCGGCGGGCTTCTTTTCCGCCTTCTTTTCAGGTGCCGGTGCTTCGGCCTTGGCGGGCGCGGCCGCAGGTTCGCTGCTATTGCTGCTGTCATCATTGCGGTTGGACAGGCCAAGGCGATGGACTTTGCCGATGACCGCGTTGCGGGTCACGCCGCCCAGTTCCTTCGCGATCGCGCTGGCCGACTGACCTTCGCCCCACATGCGCTTCAGCGTCTCGACACGTTCATCTGTCCAGGACATAGCTGCCTTTCCAGGCGGGTCGTCCCGCCGTCCATCTTGAAACCTGTGAATAGTCCCGTCACAAACGGGGCTGCCGAGATTTAGCCTTCGTAACGCAAGAATTCAAGGACCGCAGCATGGCGCGTGACACAATCATGGACAATACCGCGATGGGCGTGCGCCGCTTCGGGCGCGTCAACTGGCTGGGACTTGCCACCCTGGCCAAGCGCGAGGTGATGCGCTTCATGGCCGTCTGGCAGCAAACGATCTTTGCGCCGCTGATGACGGCGGGCCTGTTCGTGCTGGTCTTTGCGCTGGCGCTGGGCCAGGGCAGGGGAGAGGTGATGGGCCTGCCCTATCTGGTCTTTCTGGGACCGGGCATCCTGATGATGACGGTGATCCAGAATGCCTTCGCCAATACCTCATCCTCGATCACCGCGGCCAAGGTGCAGGGAAATATCGTCGATACCCTGATGCCCCCGCTATCTGCGGGCGAATTGCTGACCGGCTATCTGGTCGGATCCGTCGCACGGGCGTCGCTGGTGGCGCTGGTCATCGGCACCGGCATGGTTCTGGTCACCGGTGTCGGAATCGCCCATCCGCTGTGGCTGGTGACCTTCGTGCTGCTGGCGGCGCTATTGCTGGGGGGCTTGGGCATTCTGGCGGGCATTCTGGCACAGAAATTCGATCAGATGGCGGCGATCACGAATTTCATCATCACCCCGCTCAGCTTTCTGTCCGGAACCTTCTATTCGGTCCAGAACCTGCCCGAGCCATTTCGGACCCTGTCACATTGGAACCCGATCTTCTACCTGATCGACGGGGCGCGCTATGGCGTCACGGGCGTCAGCGATGCGCCTCCGGTCCGGGGCGTCCTGATCTGCGCGGCGGTCGTGGGGCTGGTGCTTTTCGTGGCCTGGCGGTGGTTGAAAACCGGCTACCGGATGAAACCGTGATTGCACGGGACAAGAAACCGCGCTATGGCTGGCCCCATGATCGCATGGACCGCATATATCGCCCGTTCACGACGTTGACGCTTTCGTCAACGACCGATCGCTTCTGCCTGCAAAATTTGTCATGCCATTCGGGGAATCCGCCATGATTTCGCATGTTCTGCCGACCTATAACCGTGCCGCCCTGTCCTTCGAACGGGGTGAGGGCAGCTGGGCCATTACGGCCGATGGAACCCGATATCTGGATCTGGGCGCG from Paracoccus fistulariae carries:
- a CDS encoding M48 family metallopeptidase, which gives rise to MASPSDVAGAARGHAFAARSSRRIAARLVWQNSSAKLLDEVGDLLVQGVVQRVEQMPGGPVLVHLPQGWLFEADRNAALDGLSAPRPDAWISRLEAFHPRLIAVALACLLGAYSIWRWGLDLIVALAMAVTPELPVKGMDQSSLFMLDRLMADESRIPAGRQAEVQAIFDQLTDQVPDAPWGDYRLEFRDMPDIGPNAFAMPAGTIVITDQLLDEFSQDDVIAGVLAHELAHVHERHVLRQLYRAGSSYLLIALIAGDPGPFLQDMLLEGNALMSLSYSRRQEAQADALGTATAGAAGYDAAALAMFFERLQRDYGDGDLGWLSTHPGMEERILRIRNRARPSP
- a CDS encoding GcrA family cell cycle regulator, which encodes MSWTDERVETLKRMWGEGQSASAIAKELGGVTRNAVIGKVHRLGLSNRNDDSSNSSEPAAAPAKAEAPAPEKKAEKKPAAPKPDPAPAAAKPEPAAEKPAAAAPQPSFTPVPRRPIVPAGQPLPPQPSANEISPEALANVREVEKKARKLSLMELTERTCKWPIGDPATDKFWFCGLPSQAGKPYCEAHVGVAFQPMSSRRDRRR
- a CDS encoding YjgN family protein; translation: MEPTTEQHQIRFTGDAKTYFGIWIVNILLSIVTLGIYSAWAKVRTQRYFNQNTLIDDRRFDYHATGKQLLIGRLLVVLFLILTAVPVLGAVLLLGLIVALPWLINRSLAFHARMTSFSGVRFGFDGSYGRAFLVFMLYPLLSVLTLFLFTPFLSRASHRYVLNNARYGTARFGFDSPIGPFYAAFLLSALTGVALACIAFIALGGVGMYQQFMLAVQYGATPQAGSEMIILVLYASLFIGLLPAGFIYQAFLRNAVYSNITLQGGHRFVSTVKPLHMVWIAMSNAVLSVISLGLLYPWAKVRMARYLADSTQVKVAGSFDVFVGIEEGKVTSVGDAYTDIEGIDLGLAV
- a CDS encoding ABC transporter permease, with protein sequence MARDTIMDNTAMGVRRFGRVNWLGLATLAKREVMRFMAVWQQTIFAPLMTAGLFVLVFALALGQGRGEVMGLPYLVFLGPGILMMTVIQNAFANTSSSITAAKVQGNIVDTLMPPLSAGELLTGYLVGSVARASLVALVIGTGMVLVTGVGIAHPLWLVTFVLLAALLLGGLGILAGILAQKFDQMAAITNFIITPLSFLSGTFYSVQNLPEPFRTLSHWNPIFYLIDGARYGVTGVSDAPPVRGVLICAAVVGLVLFVAWRWLKTGYRMKP
- the nudC gene encoding NAD(+) diphosphatase, with the translated sequence MTFAGSFLDRADRLRADAAGIRRMLDDPASLVLPFWHGKALFDLTAHGPRLAWISAADRLIADCPEPPIFMGLDPGGLPHFAADLSYIAPPDEAPSEFVDQRTLDLSETRKFFELRAVMGEIDHRDAGIAAAAKGIFEWRLTHGFCANCGGRNRVAHAGWRFDCPDCGRLHFPRTDPVVIMLILDGDRVLMGRNANWPEGMYSLLAGFMEPGETVEEAVRREVHEESGIRVGEVRYVTSQPWPFPASLMIGCAGQAETREITLDPHELEDAIWVSKEEMAQALAGQHPRIAPARKGAVAQVILRAWVDGVVPGFQNAPSFERQA